The following are encoded in a window of Blastocatellia bacterium genomic DNA:
- the casA gene encoding type I-E CRISPR-associated protein Cse1/CasA, with amino-acid sequence MNLTTKPWIPIVLENGKPDMVSLTEAFSRGYEIRDLAVRPHERIALMRLLICVTQAALDGPADYDDWKTCQSRITPRALKYLEQWQHAFELFGSGQRFLQIGNLKKLKDDDEGNPVSKLDLALATGNNPTLFDNAGGSKRELSTAQLALNLLTFQCFSPGGRIGVALWNDKETTGKGSSDHAPCIAGSMLHALVRGRNLLETIHINLLSRSQVVQLYGEGRWGRPLWEQMPDDPAKGDSVRNATDTYLGRLVPLSRAVLLNKHSDTMVLANGLKFAPYPQWREPTATVVIRQTKGQSERVLLRASLDRAPWRELHSLTVKTLSQASLGGPVALQNIPDNQAFDLWVGGLVADQAKLVDTLESVFHVPAAMLTDPGQRTYEAGVKHAEAIEVRLRRAVSVYHKELGDNLDRAEMREQRQRVQSKAAFQFWTEVERRVNDLLDIAANPKVLGLEKAWHKTAWGQAVWRAALAAFDRACPHETARQIRAYALGRKRLNDET; translated from the coding sequence ATGAATCTTACGACTAAGCCGTGGATACCGATTGTCCTGGAGAATGGCAAACCTGATATGGTAAGCCTCACCGAGGCGTTCTCACGCGGGTACGAGATCCGCGATCTCGCTGTGCGCCCGCACGAGCGCATTGCCTTGATGCGCCTGCTGATTTGCGTGACCCAAGCGGCGCTGGACGGCCCGGCTGATTATGACGACTGGAAGACGTGCCAATCGCGAATCACCCCAAGAGCGCTCAAATACCTGGAGCAGTGGCAACACGCATTCGAGCTTTTCGGGAGTGGGCAGCGATTCTTGCAGATTGGCAACCTGAAGAAGCTCAAGGACGATGACGAGGGCAATCCGGTGAGCAAACTCGACCTGGCATTAGCGACAGGCAACAACCCGACGCTGTTTGACAACGCAGGCGGCTCGAAGCGAGAACTCTCAACGGCGCAACTGGCACTGAATCTTCTGACCTTCCAGTGCTTTTCCCCCGGAGGACGCATCGGCGTGGCGTTATGGAACGACAAGGAAACAACAGGAAAGGGTTCAAGCGACCACGCGCCGTGCATCGCTGGCAGCATGCTCCACGCTCTCGTGCGCGGTAGGAATTTGCTCGAGACAATCCACATAAATCTGTTGTCCCGTTCGCAAGTAGTGCAACTTTACGGCGAAGGACGGTGGGGCCGCCCGCTGTGGGAACAGATGCCCGACGATCCTGCGAAGGGCGACTCAGTTCGTAATGCTACGGACACGTATTTGGGACGGCTCGTGCCATTGTCGCGTGCGGTGCTTCTGAACAAGCACAGCGACACTATGGTGCTTGCCAACGGCCTGAAATTTGCGCCGTATCCCCAGTGGCGAGAACCGACGGCGACCGTTGTAATCCGGCAAACCAAGGGTCAGTCCGAACGTGTTCTGTTGCGCGCCTCGCTCGATCGGGCCCCCTGGCGAGAGCTGCATTCGCTCACCGTCAAAACTCTCAGCCAGGCTAGCCTGGGCGGACCGGTCGCGCTTCAGAACATACCCGACAACCAGGCCTTTGATCTGTGGGTGGGCGGGTTAGTCGCCGACCAGGCCAAGCTGGTTGATACGTTGGAGTCCGTCTTCCACGTGCCCGCAGCAATGCTGACCGACCCTGGCCAGCGCACCTATGAGGCCGGTGTGAAGCATGCCGAAGCTATCGAGGTTCGGCTCCGCCGCGCTGTCAGCGTCTATCACAAGGAACTTGGCGACAATCTTGACCGGGCAGAGATGCGCGAGCAACGCCAGCGCGTGCAAAGCAAAGCTGCATTTCAATTCTGGACGGAGGTTGAGCGCCGCGTCAACGATCTGTTGGACATCGCAGCCAATCCGAAGGTGTTGGGATTGGAAAAGGCTTGGCACAAAACCGCCTGGGGACAAGCCGTCTGGCGCGCGGCGCTGGCCGCTTTCGACCGTGCCTGCCCGCACGAAACGGCCCGGCAAATTCGCGCCTACGCGCTAGGGCGCAAGAGACTGAATGATGAAACTTAA
- a CDS encoding DUF3368 domain-containing protein: protein MIVISNTTPINYLVLIDHIYILPELFGRVVIPEAVLYELQSPAAPDKIQRWIASPEWLMVQRVETTDPALAHLDAGEREGITLAEQMQADLILIDEGRGRQTAKQRGLAVTGTIGLLDYAAARGLIDFVRAVELLRQTSFRAAPHLLQALLDRHRQED, encoded by the coding sequence ATGATCGTCATTTCCAACACCACGCCCATCAATTATCTTGTCCTGATTGACCACATCTACATTTTGCCTGAATTGTTTGGTCGTGTCGTGATTCCTGAGGCGGTCCTCTATGAGCTACAGTCGCCAGCCGCACCAGATAAAATCCAACGCTGGATCGCTTCTCCAGAGTGGCTTATGGTGCAGAGGGTCGAGACAACTGATCCAGCATTAGCGCATTTGGATGCAGGCGAACGCGAGGGTATTACGTTAGCAGAACAAATGCAGGCGGACCTCATTCTTATTGATGAAGGCAGGGGGCGACAGACAGCCAAGCAACGTGGTCTTGCTGTCACCGGAACCATCGGATTACTCGACTACGCGGCCGCGCGCGGGCTCATTGATTTTGTGAGAGCCGTTGAGCTTCTTCGGCAGACAAGTTTTCGCGCCGCTCCCCACCTGCTTCAAGCACTTTTAGACCGCCATCGTCAAGAAGACTGA
- the casB gene encoding type I-E CRISPR-associated protein Cse2/CasB, producing the protein MNTKQTDPQELAAQFLKYLRQLKNDRGAMADLRRALNPAQRHRAWPLLARFGGIGNARYETVAGLFAHHPEETNAGNLGTTCRQLGAEHNTFEGRFRRLLACDREEICDHIRPVVFVAKSKGVPVNYEQLFVDLWYWSDAVKVRWAAEFWGAPASEETGAPAITEAVP; encoded by the coding sequence ATGAACACCAAACAAACCGATCCACAAGAACTGGCCGCGCAGTTTTTGAAGTATCTACGCCAACTGAAGAATGACCGGGGTGCGATGGCTGATCTGCGTCGCGCGCTCAATCCAGCGCAGCGTCACCGCGCCTGGCCGTTGCTGGCTCGATTCGGCGGGATTGGAAACGCCCGGTACGAGACCGTTGCCGGGTTGTTCGCGCATCATCCCGAAGAAACCAATGCCGGCAATCTCGGCACGACCTGCCGACAACTTGGCGCTGAACATAACACGTTTGAGGGACGGTTCCGCCGGCTGTTGGCCTGCGACCGCGAGGAGATCTGCGACCACATCCGCCCGGTCGTGTTCGTTGCGAAGTCGAAGGGTGTCCCGGTGAATTATGAGCAACTGTTTGTTGATCTCTGGTACTGGAGCGACGCTGTGAAAGTGCGTTGGGCTGCCGAATTTTGGGGTGCGCCGGCATCGGAAGAAACAGGTGCGCCCGCGATCACGGAGGCCGTGCCATGA
- the cas2e gene encoding type I-E CRISPR-associated endoribonuclease Cas2e: MTVIVANDTPDAIRGMLKRWFIEPRPNVFVGTLNRRTHQKTIEYIKRNAAGIGLLIISSFPNCQGYKIETSGPTDRKGIEVSGLWLVAEKWEEPESTDANNSETGPQ; encoded by the coding sequence ATGACCGTCATCGTCGCTAACGACACGCCCGACGCTATTCGTGGGATGCTCAAACGCTGGTTCATCGAGCCGCGCCCGAACGTCTTTGTCGGCACGCTGAACCGACGCACACACCAGAAGACAATCGAATACATCAAGCGCAACGCTGCTGGCATTGGCTTGCTCATCATCAGCAGTTTTCCAAATTGCCAGGGCTACAAAATCGAAACAAGCGGGCCGACCGACCGCAAGGGTATCGAGGTCTCCGGACTGTGGTTGGTCGCTGAAAAATGGGAAGAGCCTGAATCAACAGATGCAAACAATAGTGAGACGGGTCCCCAATAA
- the cas1e gene encoding type I-E CRISPR-associated endonuclease Cas1e, with translation MPIFEKPPLEALTPAKDRWTPIYLEHGRLEVDDSSIKWIGVDMVYRLPVATISAVLLGPGTTVTHAAMKACADSNTPVCWIGEDGMRFYAFGITPNHDNTKPRQHAALWADKKKRAEIARRMFALRFPTVDVAQYSIKELRGMEGLRVRAKYAELGQQYGVTWKGRQYDKSNWNLADNINRALSAANASLYAICAAVCCSLGYLPSLGFIHDAGTLPFIYDVADLYKEITSFPAAFQAISQQPDDKGELVRVLLKERIEQEKLLARMPKDLEELIR, from the coding sequence ATGCCTATCTTCGAGAAACCACCACTAGAAGCACTGACACCGGCCAAAGACAGGTGGACGCCGATCTACCTGGAGCACGGGCGGCTCGAAGTAGACGACTCAAGCATCAAGTGGATCGGCGTCGACATGGTCTATCGCTTGCCCGTAGCCACTATCTCCGCCGTGCTGCTCGGTCCCGGCACGACGGTTACGCACGCGGCGATGAAAGCCTGCGCCGATTCCAACACGCCCGTCTGCTGGATCGGTGAAGACGGCATGCGGTTTTATGCCTTCGGCATCACGCCCAACCACGACAACACCAAGCCGCGCCAGCACGCCGCACTCTGGGCCGACAAAAAGAAACGCGCCGAGATTGCCCGCCGGATGTTCGCGCTCCGCTTCCCTACCGTTGACGTCGCCCAATATAGCATCAAGGAACTCCGGGGCATGGAGGGATTGCGTGTGCGCGCTAAGTACGCGGAACTCGGACAACAGTATGGCGTCACCTGGAAAGGACGTCAGTACGACAAGTCCAACTGGAACCTCGCCGATAATATCAACCGCGCGCTCTCGGCAGCCAATGCGAGCCTCTATGCCATCTGCGCAGCGGTCTGTTGTTCACTCGGCTACCTGCCGTCGCTGGGCTTCATCCACGACGCAGGTACACTGCCATTCATCTACGATGTGGCTGATCTATACAAGGAGATCACCTCGTTCCCCGCAGCGTTCCAGGCCATCAGTCAACAACCTGACGACAAGGGTGAACTGGTGCGCGTGCTGCTCAAGGAACGAATCGAGCAGGAGAAACTGCTTGCGCGAATGCCTAAAGACCTAGAGGAGCTCATCCGATGA
- the cas6e gene encoding type I-E CRISPR-associated protein Cas6/Cse3/CasE, with translation MSYLTQVTLDYATAARLHIHDVYDWHQRVWECFPGRDGHARDFLTRLDQKESGFQLLIVSPVAPTRPEWCPPEGWRGPKEIPPSYFTRRRYRFQLCANATKKVAVQNPDGTFKKNSRRVPLTRREELIAWIKRKAEQGGFVVDEGSLRIVPRGREYFQKKGMRGLHTAVEFQGVLTVTDPTKFYDAFTRGIGPARAFGFGLLVIAPIS, from the coding sequence ATGAGCTACCTGACCCAAGTCACGCTCGATTACGCGACCGCTGCCCGGCTGCACATTCACGATGTTTACGATTGGCATCAGCGTGTCTGGGAATGTTTTCCCGGACGAGACGGCCACGCGCGCGATTTCCTGACGCGGCTCGACCAAAAAGAAAGCGGCTTCCAGTTGCTCATCGTCTCGCCGGTTGCGCCCACACGGCCTGAGTGGTGTCCGCCCGAGGGCTGGCGCGGGCCGAAAGAAATTCCGCCGAGCTACTTCACCCGCCGGCGCTATCGCTTTCAATTATGCGCCAACGCGACCAAAAAAGTCGCTGTGCAAAACCCGGATGGGACCTTTAAGAAAAACAGTCGCCGCGTCCCACTCACTCGCCGAGAGGAGTTGATCGCGTGGATCAAGCGCAAAGCAGAGCAGGGCGGTTTTGTCGTAGACGAAGGCTCTTTGCGCATCGTCCCGCGCGGACGCGAATACTTTCAGAAGAAGGGCATGCGCGGCCTGCACACCGCTGTGGAGTTTCAAGGTGTGCTGACCGTCACCGATCCGACGAAATTTTACGACGCATTCACGCGCGGCATCGGCCCAGCCAGAGCGTTCGGCTTCGGCTTGCTGGTAATCGCGCCAATTAGTTGA
- a CDS encoding tetratricopeptide repeat protein has translation MPNVKRGKFPQLIFLKRHWCLIVLWVGSLLHITLAQGTVSIHGQIFLPTGQPLQEITRFMLASEDARISFQYHYTDSQGRFILRGLGALKPYTITIESDGRRYGTTTVNFFAQHRGYVPITLRPIENKPEPPPEAVSARRLAHPPAKKALKLYQEAMQQIQEGNAKSAEEKLRRAIEVDPEFVDAYNELAVLQMGKKEYAAAVTLLRQALEKEPEALHPLLNLGISLNYLAQHQEAIKPLRHVLQQSPDFIVAHVHLGIALLETDQATEAESHLVRGKDARGLEQALAYLYLGKLYAQVGNVPEAVAAWKSYLQIDPNSPNAERIRALLAQLGHPVDKR, from the coding sequence ATGCCGAACGTGAAGCGTGGAAAATTCCCTCAGCTTATTTTCCTCAAGCGCCATTGGTGTCTGATTGTGCTGTGGGTTGGCTCGTTGTTGCACATCACGCTGGCCCAAGGGACAGTGAGCATTCATGGGCAAATTTTTCTACCCACGGGGCAGCCCCTGCAAGAAATCACCCGGTTCATGCTGGCCAGTGAAGATGCACGGATCAGTTTTCAGTACCATTATACTGACTCCCAAGGTCGGTTCATCCTTCGTGGCCTCGGCGCATTGAAGCCATACACCATCACCATAGAGAGCGATGGCCGCCGTTACGGAACGACTACGGTCAACTTCTTTGCCCAGCACCGGGGATATGTTCCGATCACTCTGCGTCCCATCGAGAACAAGCCGGAACCCCCGCCGGAAGCGGTCTCAGCTCGCCGGCTGGCACATCCGCCAGCGAAGAAAGCCCTCAAGCTTTACCAAGAGGCTATGCAACAAATCCAGGAAGGGAATGCCAAGTCGGCTGAAGAAAAATTGCGCCGAGCGATTGAAGTGGACCCTGAATTTGTGGACGCATATAACGAGCTGGCGGTCCTGCAGATGGGAAAGAAGGAGTACGCAGCGGCTGTGACGCTGTTGCGCCAGGCGCTAGAGAAAGAACCAGAGGCGCTGCATCCGCTGCTGAACCTGGGCATCAGCTTAAACTATTTGGCTCAGCATCAAGAGGCCATCAAGCCGCTCCGCCACGTCTTGCAGCAGAGTCCCGACTTCATTGTGGCTCACGTGCACTTGGGCATCGCGCTCCTGGAAACTGATCAAGCAACAGAAGCTGAGTCGCACTTAGTCCGTGGTAAAGATGCTCGTGGTCTTGAGCAAGCTCTGGCCTATCTCTATTTGGGAAAGCTCTATGCCCAAGTGGGTAATGTCCCCGAAGCCGTCGCTGCTTGGAAGAGCTATCTGCAGATAGACCCGAACTCGCCCAATGCCGAGCGCATTCGTGCGCTCCTGGCTCAGCTTGGTCATCCGGTGGACAAACGCTAG
- the cas7e gene encoding type I-E CRISPR-associated protein Cas7/Cse4/CasC yields MKLIELHILQSFPVSCLNRDDVGAPKSATFGGVTRARISSQCLKRAIRQAAAELQPTLYAGRRSRLFTEKITEVLVERHKLDPKVAEALAKCAAHYLGKLDPKDERKVKTLMFLSPDEFNCLADLLKELSEDDRNTLCQAVERISPEELEKAEETDEGDAEETIEKETSTKKTKEKEKPLTAKQFTKLVAKVLKTPIRKTFKESSVKGLVKDAADIAIFGRMVASDHSLTVEGAGLFSHALSTHKADNDIDFFSAVDDLQPTEEAGAGMTGTLEFTSATYYRYVGLNLDLLKQHLAALSADEFKSVVETFVRASILAVPGARKNSMNAHTLPCYVLGLVKDKGQPLQLVNAFEKPVFSKNGLMDASITALKEHHEQLKRTWGIQPVLEVAIPDKSLDDFCKEIIAHVS; encoded by the coding sequence ATGAAACTGATCGAATTGCACATCCTTCAATCATTCCCCGTCTCGTGTTTGAATCGCGACGATGTAGGCGCACCCAAGTCCGCCACGTTCGGCGGGGTCACGCGGGCGCGCATCTCCAGCCAGTGCCTGAAACGGGCGATTCGGCAGGCCGCTGCCGAATTACAGCCCACCTTGTACGCAGGGCGGCGCAGCCGTCTGTTCACTGAGAAAATCACAGAAGTGCTGGTAGAACGCCACAAGTTAGACCCAAAAGTAGCCGAAGCTTTGGCCAAATGCGCGGCTCATTATCTTGGCAAGCTCGATCCCAAAGATGAGAGAAAGGTCAAGACCCTGATGTTCCTATCGCCGGACGAGTTCAATTGCCTTGCTGATTTGTTGAAGGAATTGTCCGAAGATGACCGGAACACGCTCTGCCAAGCAGTTGAGCGCATCAGTCCGGAAGAACTGGAGAAGGCTGAAGAAACCGACGAAGGTGACGCGGAAGAGACGATTGAGAAGGAGACCTCAACCAAGAAGACAAAGGAAAAAGAGAAGCCGCTCACGGCAAAGCAATTCACAAAGCTCGTGGCCAAAGTGCTGAAGACACCAATCCGGAAGACATTTAAGGAAAGCTCGGTGAAAGGTCTGGTGAAGGACGCGGCTGACATTGCCATCTTCGGGCGGATGGTGGCCAGCGATCATTCGCTGACGGTGGAAGGCGCGGGGCTGTTCAGTCATGCACTATCCACGCACAAGGCGGACAACGACATTGATTTCTTCTCCGCAGTGGATGACCTACAGCCCACTGAGGAAGCCGGCGCGGGTATGACCGGCACGTTGGAATTCACATCGGCCACATACTACCGCTACGTGGGACTGAACCTTGATCTGCTCAAACAGCATCTGGCGGCCCTGTCCGCCGACGAATTCAAGTCGGTCGTGGAAACGTTCGTGCGCGCCTCGATTCTGGCGGTGCCGGGCGCGCGCAAGAACTCGATGAACGCGCACACGCTGCCCTGTTACGTGCTGGGTTTGGTCAAGGACAAGGGCCAGCCGCTGCAATTGGTCAACGCCTTCGAGAAACCGGTCTTCTCCAAGAATGGTCTGATGGACGCTTCGATCACTGCGCTCAAGGAGCATCACGAACAGTTGAAAAGGACCTGGGGTATCCAGCCAGTGTTGGAAGTTGCTATCCCCGACAAATCACTCGACGACTTCTGCAAGGAGATCATCGCCCATGTCAGTTGA
- the cas5e gene encoding type I-E CRISPR-associated protein Cas5/CasD, whose amino-acid sequence MSVEIGYLALLLDAPLQSWGFQSRFQRRTTGLHPTKSGVIGLICAAMGVAKGSAKERELLPKLAELSMTSIAIPRQQASRWKGKVEDWPVRRLEDFHTVLGTRRASGTLNDDPVVTRRQYLLDARFGVILSGDRALLEHVAAALENPTWGVWFGRKSCIPAEPLFRGLHETLAEARKTLIGDTPLEAFTRVTDAPSFAAGTDSYNDVPVSFGREDSSSEGRQFALRRVNVEVGRTAEPGGEPE is encoded by the coding sequence ATGTCAGTTGAAATTGGTTATCTCGCATTGCTACTTGATGCTCCGCTTCAGTCGTGGGGCTTTCAGAGCCGCTTCCAGCGCCGCACTACCGGATTGCATCCGACCAAGAGCGGCGTCATCGGCCTAATCTGCGCTGCGATGGGAGTAGCCAAGGGTTCGGCGAAAGAAAGGGAGCTGTTGCCGAAGTTAGCTGAGTTAAGCATGACTAGCATCGCCATCCCACGCCAGCAAGCCAGCCGTTGGAAGGGCAAGGTAGAGGATTGGCCGGTGCGCCGATTGGAGGACTTCCACACTGTGTTAGGGACTCGGCGCGCCAGCGGCACACTAAACGACGATCCGGTTGTGACTCGCCGTCAGTACCTACTTGATGCTCGGTTCGGCGTCATCCTGTCAGGCGATCGCGCGCTGCTTGAACACGTGGCCGCCGCGCTTGAAAATCCGACCTGGGGCGTCTGGTTCGGGCGCAAAAGCTGCATCCCTGCCGAACCACTCTTTCGCGGACTACACGAGACGTTGGCCGAAGCGCGGAAGACGTTGATCGGTGACACGCCGCTGGAAGCGTTCACCCGCGTCACCGACGCGCCCAGTTTCGCCGCAGGCACGGATTCCTACAACGACGTGCCCGTATCGTTTGGTCGAGAAGATTCGTCGTCTGAAGGCCGCCAGTTCGCTCTCCGGCGCGTGAACGTGGAAGTTGGCCGCACCGCCGAACCTGGAGGCGAACCCGAATGA
- a CDS encoding UPF0175 family protein — protein MTNIAIELPEDIMRQLETQWPDLPRRVVEAIAVEGYRSGVLTRGQVQQMLNLSYWETEAFLKERGAYLPYTEADLEQDREALDRVLSQ, from the coding sequence ATGACGAACATTGCCATCGAATTACCTGAAGACATAATGCGCCAATTAGAAACTCAGTGGCCTGACTTGCCGCGCCGCGTGGTGGAAGCCATTGCGGTCGAGGGTTACCGATCGGGTGTGCTCACCAGAGGGCAAGTCCAACAGATGCTGAACCTCTCCTACTGGGAAACGGAGGCCTTCTTGAAAGAGAGAGGCGCTTACCTGCCCTATACAGAGGCTGATTTAGAGCAAGACCGGGAAGCGCTGGATCGAGTGCTGTCTCAATGA
- the cas3 gene encoding CRISPR-associated helicase Cas3': MPAPHKPKITDSVNINHEQCWAKTTADGRPGINVRDHCLNVGCVAEALLELLPAQVKTLHQAGAATLAALHDIGKVSPGFQQKCKAWLVQHGLAERALQECWHVRETDHAKISQFTVQQMLSSSHLHRLAAVVGAHHGQIKGERVQVCEPWEEERQRLAAELICTFGDLPIKPADEAALWCLAGLITVADWIGSNETHFPQEANGDPCERRRRAQAALAAIGWRVPHLRGNDLEFEDLFPSYKPNSLQNAAIKTIREPGVYVIEGPMGCGKTEAALAAAYQLLASGKASGIYFALPTQVTSNRIYLRVEPFVQRICADTPHVRLAHSTSWLVQAEQPLELRPTSEADDEAQKHVQAGRSWFASAKRALLAPFGVGTIDQALLGIVAAKHFFVRQFGLAGKVVILDEVHSYDLYTGTLIDALVKRLRELYCTVIVLSATLTKARRRQLLQVDQDQPLSDSYPLLSAAGTSPIQVPCKPPPAKIVSVRFDDPDSMLADCLDRARQGQCVLWIRNTVDEAQETYRRLMATNCEGGPPIGLLHARFPLFRREELEAKWMEALGKNSTKRPAGCVLVATQVAEQSVDIDADLLITDLAPTDMLLQRLGRLWRHDRPNRPGRPEIWIRDVPMNNDQLESATEKELRAALGKGAKVYAPYVLLRSLQQWRARNTITLPTDIRAILEATYAEPSADEPQGWRELREQLEKHKHKLERFALSATNIWFNPALSDEEDVQTRYSTYPMAQLLLATEITTLDLHSARLCLLDGTTVTAHDRDWNFETAKAIHRNLVRVPWFVVKTALMKRPGWLTNHVSQPTAVGRLLCDGSIRWPDDERQTGLSYHADQGIMIEREFVPQLTEEDWDESYD, encoded by the coding sequence ATGCCGGCGCCTCACAAACCAAAGATAACCGATAGCGTTAACATCAACCATGAGCAATGCTGGGCGAAAACGACTGCGGATGGCCGTCCCGGTATTAACGTCCGTGATCACTGCCTGAATGTTGGCTGCGTTGCGGAAGCGTTGCTGGAATTACTACCAGCGCAAGTGAAAACGCTACACCAGGCCGGCGCTGCCACACTCGCTGCTCTGCATGACATCGGCAAGGTGTCGCCAGGATTTCAGCAGAAATGCAAAGCGTGGTTGGTGCAACACGGTTTGGCAGAGCGTGCGTTGCAAGAATGCTGGCATGTGCGAGAGACAGACCATGCAAAGATCAGCCAGTTTACCGTGCAACAGATGCTCAGCAGCTCTCACCTTCACCGCTTGGCGGCCGTCGTCGGCGCGCACCATGGGCAGATCAAAGGCGAGCGCGTTCAGGTCTGCGAGCCGTGGGAAGAAGAGCGGCAACGGCTTGCAGCAGAGCTCATCTGCACCTTCGGCGACCTCCCCATTAAGCCGGCTGATGAGGCGGCACTGTGGTGCTTGGCCGGACTGATTACAGTGGCCGATTGGATTGGTTCGAATGAAACCCATTTCCCGCAGGAGGCGAATGGAGACCCATGCGAGCGAAGACGCCGAGCACAGGCCGCATTGGCAGCGATTGGCTGGCGCGTCCCTCACCTGCGTGGAAATGATCTGGAGTTCGAGGACCTGTTCCCATCGTATAAACCCAACAGTTTGCAGAACGCAGCAATCAAGACCATTCGCGAGCCGGGCGTGTATGTGATCGAAGGACCGATGGGCTGCGGAAAGACCGAGGCGGCGTTGGCGGCGGCGTATCAACTCCTGGCGTCGGGGAAAGCGAGCGGTATCTACTTTGCACTACCCACGCAAGTCACCAGCAACCGGATTTACCTGCGCGTGGAACCCTTTGTACAACGCATTTGCGCCGATACACCACATGTGCGTCTGGCGCACAGCACCTCCTGGTTAGTACAAGCAGAACAGCCGCTGGAGCTCCGCCCAACGAGCGAAGCGGATGATGAGGCGCAGAAACACGTACAGGCAGGCCGGTCTTGGTTTGCATCAGCGAAGCGCGCGCTGCTGGCGCCCTTTGGCGTCGGCACGATTGACCAAGCATTACTCGGCATCGTGGCGGCAAAGCATTTCTTCGTGCGCCAATTCGGGCTGGCCGGTAAAGTCGTGATCCTCGACGAAGTCCACTCTTACGACCTTTACACCGGCACGCTGATTGACGCGCTGGTGAAGCGGCTGCGGGAACTATATTGCACGGTCATCGTGCTGTCGGCCACGCTCACCAAGGCACGCCGCCGCCAACTGCTTCAGGTGGACCAAGACCAACCGTTGAGCGATTCCTACCCACTGCTTTCCGCTGCCGGAACCTCACCGATCCAAGTCCCGTGTAAACCGCCACCGGCAAAAATTGTCTCTGTGAGATTCGATGACCCGGATTCGATGCTTGCTGATTGCCTGGATCGCGCCCGGCAGGGCCAATGCGTCTTGTGGATTCGCAACACCGTGGATGAGGCGCAAGAAACCTACCGCCGCCTGATGGCCACCAATTGCGAGGGCGGACCGCCAATTGGGCTCCTGCACGCGCGGTTCCCACTCTTCCGCCGCGAAGAACTCGAGGCGAAGTGGATGGAGGCTTTGGGCAAAAACTCAACCAAACGGCCTGCCGGTTGCGTGCTGGTCGCCACACAGGTGGCTGAGCAAAGCGTGGACATAGACGCTGATCTACTCATTACCGATCTCGCTCCAACCGATATGCTGCTCCAGCGTCTTGGACGGCTCTGGCGACACGACCGGCCAAACCGGCCTGGGCGGCCGGAGATTTGGATTCGCGACGTACCGATGAACAACGACCAATTGGAGAGTGCAACAGAGAAAGAGCTTCGCGCTGCGCTGGGCAAGGGCGCCAAAGTGTATGCGCCCTACGTGCTCTTGCGTTCTCTCCAACAGTGGCGAGCCCGCAACACCATCACGCTGCCCACCGATATTCGCGCGATCCTGGAAGCAACGTATGCCGAGCCATCCGCTGATGAACCTCAAGGCTGGCGGGAACTGCGCGAGCAACTCGAAAAACACAAACATAAGCTCGAACGTTTCGCGTTGTCGGCCACAAACATTTGGTTCAACCCGGCACTCTCGGACGAAGAAGACGTCCAAACTCGCTACAGTACCTATCCGATGGCCCAACTACTCTTAGCGACGGAGATTACAACACTCGACTTGCACTCAGCGCGTCTTTGCCTACTTGATGGCACAACGGTCACGGCGCATGACCGCGACTGGAACTTCGAGACGGCAAAAGCCATACACCGCAATCTGGTCCGCGTGCCGTGGTTCGTTGTCAAGACTGCCCTGATGAAGCGGCCTGGCTGGCTGACCAATCACGTTTCACAACCTACCGCCGTAGGGCGATTGCTCTGTGACGGCAGCATTCGGTGGCCTGACGACGAACGACAGACAGGGCTTTCCTATCATGCCGATCAGGGTATCATGATCGAGCGCGAGTTCGTCCCGCAACTGACTGAGGAGGACTGGGATGAATCTTACGACTAA